The segment AAAAAATATCGGCTATTTAACGGAATGTTACGAGGAAAAAAACATAAAGCATAACTGTATTAAATTCACTTTAAAATGGGATTTAAAAGAACCCATTCGTTAATAAGTTCCCCACTACTTACTATTTATAAAGCTTCAAGCTATTATGGAATCTAGCTTGAAGCTTTTATTTATTCAACAATCGTTAGAAAACCTATTGATTGAGGCAACTAATATCAGATTCATGCCACCCTTTATAGAAATGGGTAATTTTAATGAATCAAGGCAAACTCATCATGCAACATATTCGCCGCCTGCATCATTTCATCTTGTGGCACGATAACCGACACTTTAACTTCTGATGCACTTACCATTTTTACAGGGATATGCCCCTTCCCTAACCGCGCAAATATTCGTGCCGCTACGCCTGGACCAAAAACCATGCCCGATCCTGTAATAGAAATTTTCGCTAACCCTACTTCGAAATCAGCAAACTGAAAACCTAAAGAGACTTTACTTGCCTCCAATATCCGTAAGCTTTCAGCAAATTTCTCCTTCGCTATTGTAAATGACACGATTGGTTTGACGCCATCCATTACTGACTGCACAATCATATCCACATTAATATGATTATCTGCTAAAATACTAAATACTTCTGCAATGGATGCCGTTTCATAAAAATCATAGCCGATCGTTAGTCGAATGACATCCGCTTCATAAGCAACCTTGCGCACCATTAAATTATTCCCCATTTTTTTGCAACCCCTTTATATTAGCAATCAAAAACAAGTTTCAGGCCTTTCATCCACGTAAAAAAGCGACCTTCCACGTTTATGGAAAGTCGCCGTCAAGACAAATAATAAAATTAAATGTGCTTTTTGGATAGCTCTCCAGAACATGCGCTCTGACAATTTTACATCTCTTAAATGCAAAACCAGCAAATTGTGCGAACAATACACAATTCACTTCGGCAGTTTACCCTTT is part of the Solibacillus sp. FSL K6-1523 genome and harbors:
- a CDS encoding ACT domain-containing protein, giving the protein MGNNLMVRKVAYEADVIRLTIGYDFYETASIAEVFSILADNHINVDMIVQSVMDGVKPIVSFTIAKEKFAESLRILEASKVSLGFQFADFEVGLAKISITGSGMVFGPGVAARIFARLGKGHIPVKMVSASEVKVSVIVPQDEMMQAANMLHDEFALIH